One Bythopirellula goksoeyrii genomic window, TGAATTACGCATACGACTCCCGTCACAGAACAGCATCGAAGCAGAAAATATCGTCCCCGTGATCAGCAGCTTCCTACTCCAGCCGCAAATGCCACGATCACGATTTGACTTTGTGCAACCCGCCCTGACAATTGCGATAGCCCCCCCTGGGGGGGTGTCATGCAGCGAAGTTCCTAAGATTCACGGTCCGCTACTACGCTTGGATGCAGACGATCTTAAATGTGCGATTGCTGAGGCACGGGCTGCGATTAGCGCAGTTTGGCCAGACTAAACAAATTGGAGTCCGAATTGTTGGGCACAGAATCTACCAATGTCCGCGTCCTATCCACCATCGCCGAGGTCCGCAGCGTCGTAAAGGCTGCCCAGGCTGCCGGTGAGACAGTTGGTCTGGTGCCGACGATGGGTGCGCTGCATGAAGGCCATTTGCAACTTGTCGACGCGTCACAGTCCGAGTGCGACCAGACGCTGGTAAGTATTTTTGTGAATCCCACGCAGTTTGGTCCTGGTGAAGATGGAGATCGCTATCCTCGGACCTTGCAGCGCGACTGTGAATTGCTCGCTGAGCGTGGCAGTCCGTTGGTCTTCGCACCGACTGTCGCAGAGGTCTATCAACCGGGCAACGATACCTTTGTCGAAGTCGGAGCCGTTGCTAAACCCTATGAAGGAGAAATCCGTCCGGGACATTTTCGCGGCGTGGCCACCGTCGTCTTGAAACTGTTCAACATCATCCCCGCGAATTGTGCCTACTTTGGCCGCAAGGATTATCAACAGGCGCTGGTTGTCCAGCAGATGGTCAGGGATTTCAATATTCCAATTGAGATCGTCATCTGTCCCACGATACGTGAACCAGATGGTTTGGCCATGAGTTCCCGCAATGCGTATCTCTCTCCGTCAGAACGTAAGCAGGCAACCGCGATATACCGATCGTTGAAATTGGCAGAATCACTTTATCGTAACGGAGAGGCCGACGTAGACACGCTAACCAAGCAGATGCGAGGCTGTCTTGCCGATTCCAATATCACCAACGTAGACTACATTGCCTTCGTTGCTGCCGGTACAGTCCACCCGGTCGAAAGAATCACGGGGCCAACAGTGGTGGCCCTTGCGGCGCGAGTCGGTGCAACAAGATTAATCGACAATCACACGATAAACCCATAAAGTTGTTTTCGCCTGCCGAGCCTTCTATTCATGGCAGGTGATAGCAACTTGTCAGCACTTCGTTGAACCATTAAGGTGATCGATAGGTGCTGCGTCTCTATTCATTATGCTTTCCCTTTTTAACAATCTGGAGACTTGATATGAGTATTGCGAAGGTAGTTACCGTCGTTTCCCAATCGGAAAAGAGTTTTGACGATGCCGTCCAGGAAGGGTTGACCAGTGCGTCCAAGACCGTTCGCGGCATTAGTGGTATTAAAGTAGTCGATTGGACAGCAAAGGTTTCCAATGATAAGATCACCTCCTACAAGGTGACAATGGATATTGCCTTTGGCGTCGAAGAGTAGAAGCAGGCGCGAACGCAAGTCCCTGGATGCGAGCATGCCGGTAGGCTTAGGCAACCGGATGCGCCAAATATACCGAGAGCTTACGCAACCCTCTCGCCTAGATTCGCCAGAAGTCGCTGCTCTTGGTGGCGATTGATTCGATCACATCCCAGCGATTTTCACCCGTACGATCTGCCATGGGAATCGAATCGATATATTTAAGACGTGGCACGATACCTTCGCGATGGGCCAATTGGATTGCCAATCCCGGTCGTGCGTTGGCTTCCAATACCACGGGGCCCGTGTCAGCGTCGATTACAAAGTCGATCCCAACATAGCCCATCTCCAACGCGTCGCTCAGCTTCATCGCGCCTTCCAACACGTCCTTCCAATTGGGAAGTTCGATCCCCGCGATCGGAAAATTTGTGTCAGGGTGCATGCTGATGGCCCGATCGCGGCAGACGCCGCCATACGTACGGCCCGTATTGAGTTCGATTGCCGCGGCGATGGCCCCCTGATGCAAGTTTGCCCGTCCTCCGGACATTTTTGTCGGCAGGCGGATCATGGCCATCACAGGCACACCACGATAGAGAATCACACGAATGTCGGGAGTTCCCTCAACGGCAATGCTCTTGAGCAAGGGATGACTGACGATTCGCCGTTCCACGATTACGGAATCTGCCTGACCTCCTAGAGAGTAAAGCCCTGAGATAATTGTCGAGAGGTGATGCCGGAGGTCAGTCCATTCAATCAGACGTCCCGAAGAGGTAAAGAAATTGTTGCCCAGCCGACCCGCGACGACCACAATACCGCGGCCGGCTGCTCCGCTCGACGGTTTTACAACGAACTCGGTACGATCCTCCACCAGATCCAGGAACCGGTGGCACTCGCTGTGTTCTTTGATAATGAAATACGTTTCAGGAACCTGGATACCGTTGGCTTGGCAAATCTCTTTGGTAAGCAGTTTGTTGTCGACCCGCGGATAAAACGCTCGCGGATTGCTTTCCAGGATGATATCGAGATTGCGCTGGTTGATTCCGAGGATTCCCCGGCGCTTTAGCTCATCAGGCCAGGCCCAGAATCGATTCGAGTTGTTATCCATAGCGGTCGATCTTGTTAACGGTCTGAAGCTGCAAGAGCAAAATGAATTATGCTTTGAGTGGGTGAGTGTGTCCGAAAACTCACGTTTCTGTCGTTTCAAGTTCAATTATCAAGTTTGACGTGGCGAAGAATTTGAGCTAGATCCCTCGGAGGACCTCGGGATGACAAATCACCAACTCACCTACTCACCACCACCTATTTCACCATGTCACGGAAGCGCCAAAGTTCTACCAGCCGATAACCACTGTATCGACCGATCCAGATGAAGGCGGCGATCGTGAAGAAATGCAACTCAGGATAGATCAGTAACAGGGCTCCAATTTGTTTCCAACCCAGAATCAAGTAGCAGCAGGCAGCCACGACGGCGGTACCAACCACCAATTGCATGGCGAACGCCATACCATCTTCTTCAGTGGTCACAAAATAGCGCTCGATCAGAGTTGTGAGAATAACCAACGGCAGCAACACTGCTCGTACCCCGGAGATTGGATCAGCATAGTCGATCAGTGAAACTCCAAACACGATCAGCATGATAATCATCGTCAGTACAATACTGGAGCGAGGCACCATCAACAGATGCAGACGATCCAACATTATACGGCCGAAGTAACCCGCTGTGAGTACGGCGATCAAGATCACCAAACTCGTTGCCAATTCAGCATAGATGAAACTCATTGCCAGCAGCGCGGGGGCGAAAGTGCCTAACGTCCGCATGCCAATGAGATTGCGGAATATGGCCGTGATGAGCGCTCCCAAGGGAAGCAACAACATCAGCGACATAATTTCATGCATTTCAACCGGCAAACGTGTCAGGTCGAGTACTTGCGAAGGGCGGCGGACTTCTGCTTGCAGGACGTTGGCCGGAGGGGGCAATCGAAGAATCGTATATTTGGCCGATAAGTCTTTAATCCCTTCGCCACGAACAATCTCTTCGCCATCGTGTCGAATCGGCAGAAAATTGTAGGGCATCTGACGGGCATGGCCGTAGGTCGGGTCAAACGGAACCCAGTGATGGCCGTAAAACACTTCGGCCCACACATGCGGCTTAGCCGAATCAGATTGGCGAAGCTCAAATCCAGTGACAAGACGTGCGGGAATTCTATAGGCGCGGCACAGTGTGACCAAGGTGCGAACACGACCCAAAGGTGTGGCTTGATGATTGGCTAGGGCGTATCCGACAGCATCGAAACCATCTGCGCTGCTCCCCGGCTTAAAACTCTGAGAACAAAAATCAAAAAGCTGCTGGACCAATTCACTATCGGTCAATTCGCCACGGGGAATCTGTTGCATGACCTCCCGCACATTGGCACCTGCGGTGTCGATCGTAGCATCGCTGCGCAAGAAACGGGATCTGGCAGTTGATGATAGGCCGGAGACTTGATGCTGTTCGTCCCAGGCATTTCGCGGTTTGAGTCGGATCTCGAATTCGGCACCCACTTGATAGTTTCCGGTAAGTTGAGTGGTTAGAATCAACTCACGATTCTTGTTCAAGGGGGAGGTATAATCCTCGGCATCGAGATTGATGTGAGATTTTTCCTCCACTTCGATGATCGCTGCTGAGGAGTCTTGGTCCGGCAAGCCAACCCGCACCTCCGCCTCGGGGCTATCGACTTCGAACTTAATGTCGTAGGAGAGCCTCCACAAACTGTCTTGAAGCCCCTCCTGGACCTCGTGCCTGGCCTGATAGCGTAGACTGAACGCCACGATCCCGAGGAGGATAAAGATGGCGGCCCAAATTTGACTCAAAACACGAGCACTCACGATGCTAAACCTTTAACCTGCCAGAGGTTGGATGTACTTTTTGAAAATGCTGGCGCAGCGACTGCGCGTGGCCAATCATAGTATTATAGTTCACTTGCTACGCGAGTTTGCCCCGTTTGTGCGGCTCAAAAGACATATTTTTGCGGTTCCTGAGGGTTGTTCCGGCGGTTCCCTTTCCGAGGGTTACCTGTAAGAATAAGGGGCTCGCAATGCTCTGAGCAGTGCGAAAGCAGTATCTCAACCTGAGCTAACTCACCCTGCGGAGACTATCGTCTGTGAGATCGAATTCAGCATCCATTTGCCTCATGCAGTGCCTACCGCTTCAACGGTTCGGCCTGATGGTGCTTGCCTTGTTGCTTGCCAATGGAGTGGTGTTGCTTGATATGCGGCACGCCGTGTGTGCCACAGAGGAGGAGTCAACTTCTGAGGAGTCGCAATCTTCAACCGAAGAAACAGAGCCCTCAGCCGAAGCATCAGAGCCCTCAGCCAAAGAAGCAGAGCCAGCAGCAAAAGAGACCAAGAGCGACGAACCAGAGAGCGAACCCGAAGAGCCGCCCGAGAAGAAAGCTTCCAGCAAGAAGGCC contains:
- a CDS encoding alpha-L-glutamate ligase-like protein yields the protein MDNNSNRFWAWPDELKRRGILGINQRNLDIILESNPRAFYPRVDNKLLTKEICQANGIQVPETYFIIKEHSECHRFLDLVEDRTEFVVKPSSGAAGRGIVVVAGRLGNNFFTSSGRLIEWTDLRHHLSTIISGLYSLGGQADSVIVERRIVSHPLLKSIAVEGTPDIRVILYRGVPVMAMIRLPTKMSGGRANLHQGAIAAAIELNTGRTYGGVCRDRAISMHPDTNFPIAGIELPNWKDVLEGAMKLSDALEMGYVGIDFVIDADTGPVVLEANARPGLAIQLAHREGIVPRLKYIDSIPMADRTGENRWDVIESIATKSSDFWRI
- the panC gene encoding pantoate--beta-alanine ligase, translated to MGTESTNVRVLSTIAEVRSVVKAAQAAGETVGLVPTMGALHEGHLQLVDASQSECDQTLVSIFVNPTQFGPGEDGDRYPRTLQRDCELLAERGSPLVFAPTVAEVYQPGNDTFVEVGAVAKPYEGEIRPGHFRGVATVVLKLFNIIPANCAYFGRKDYQQALVVQQMVRDFNIPIEIVICPTIREPDGLAMSSRNAYLSPSERKQATAIYRSLKLAESLYRNGEADVDTLTKQMRGCLADSNITNVDYIAFVAAGTVHPVERITGPTVVALAARVGATRLIDNHTINP
- a CDS encoding dodecin family protein, encoding MSIAKVVTVVSQSEKSFDDAVQEGLTSASKTVRGISGIKVVDWTAKVSNDKITSYKVTMDIAFGVEE
- a CDS encoding 7TM domain-containing protein, with amino-acid sequence MSARVLSQIWAAIFILLGIVAFSLRYQARHEVQEGLQDSLWRLSYDIKFEVDSPEAEVRVGLPDQDSSAAIIEVEEKSHINLDAEDYTSPLNKNRELILTTQLTGNYQVGAEFEIRLKPRNAWDEQHQVSGLSSTARSRFLRSDATIDTAGANVREVMQQIPRGELTDSELVQQLFDFCSQSFKPGSSADGFDAVGYALANHQATPLGRVRTLVTLCRAYRIPARLVTGFELRQSDSAKPHVWAEVFYGHHWVPFDPTYGHARQMPYNFLPIRHDGEEIVRGEGIKDLSAKYTILRLPPPANVLQAEVRRPSQVLDLTRLPVEMHEIMSLMLLLPLGALITAIFRNLIGMRTLGTFAPALLAMSFIYAELATSLVILIAVLTAGYFGRIMLDRLHLLMVPRSSIVLTMIIMLIVFGVSLIDYADPISGVRAVLLPLVILTTLIERYFVTTEEDGMAFAMQLVVGTAVVAACCYLILGWKQIGALLLIYPELHFFTIAAFIWIGRYSGYRLVELWRFRDMVK